From a region of the Marinomonas mediterranea MMB-1 genome:
- a CDS encoding FecCD family ABC transporter permease, with protein MMLNKAQGSESRYFPLARLIGAVLLFVAVVSASLWHLSVGAKSLDWVTVWQALTAYDPSNMDQAIVRENREARLIVALVVGASLALSGVIMQAISSNPLADPGLLGINSGAAFFVVAGLLFLPVASHVYSPLLAFLGAGFAALFVMALSGWQQSSERLVLAGMAVTAMFSAMTAILLIMDQQGLDKLRHWLTGAIGASDLKKLDWVYPYLIGAVLFSFALVRSLNAFHLGERVASSLGVNVLFLKVSGLALVIVLSGCVVAVAGPIGFVGLVVPHMARLLIRNSYLWLFLYSLLLGALLLILSDIVARLVLRPYEINTGIITAFVGAPVFIALVLGKMK; from the coding sequence ATGATGTTAAATAAAGCGCAAGGCTCGGAAAGTCGTTACTTTCCATTGGCTCGGTTGATAGGGGCAGTGTTGCTTTTTGTTGCTGTGGTCTCGGCTTCTTTATGGCATTTGAGTGTCGGGGCAAAAAGTTTGGATTGGGTCACGGTGTGGCAGGCGTTAACCGCTTATGATCCGTCAAATATGGATCAAGCGATTGTCAGAGAAAACCGAGAAGCGAGATTGATTGTTGCCTTGGTTGTGGGAGCATCATTGGCACTTTCTGGTGTCATTATGCAAGCGATTAGCAGCAACCCTTTGGCGGACCCAGGGTTACTTGGGATTAACAGCGGTGCCGCATTTTTTGTCGTGGCAGGGTTGTTGTTTTTGCCGGTTGCGAGTCATGTTTACTCTCCTCTTTTGGCGTTTCTTGGGGCGGGCTTTGCTGCGTTATTCGTGATGGCGCTAAGTGGCTGGCAGCAAAGTTCTGAGCGTCTAGTGTTAGCGGGAATGGCAGTAACGGCTATGTTCTCAGCAATGACGGCCATATTACTTATTATGGATCAGCAAGGGCTGGATAAATTACGACATTGGCTAACTGGAGCGATTGGCGCGTCTGATCTGAAAAAATTAGATTGGGTATATCCCTATCTAATCGGTGCTGTTCTTTTCAGTTTTGCGTTAGTGCGTTCGCTCAATGCTTTCCATTTAGGTGAACGTGTTGCGTCTAGTTTGGGCGTGAATGTCTTGTTTTTAAAAGTCAGCGGGTTGGCACTGGTCATCGTTTTATCAGGTTGTGTCGTCGCGGTGGCGGGGCCGATTGGTTTTGTTGGTTTGGTTGTGCCTCATATGGCGCGTTTACTGATACGAAACAGTTATCTATGGTTGTTTTTGTATTCCTTATTACTGGGTGCGTTGTTGCTCATTCTGTCTGATATTGTTGCTCGTCTCGTATTGCGGCCGTATGAAATCAATACTGGCATCATTACTGCTTTTGTCGGTGCGCCGGTCTTTATCGCGCTGGTATTGGGGAAAATGAAATGA
- the prfC gene encoding peptide chain release factor 3, translating to MSNSQLEHHIDQRRTFAIISHPDAGKTTITEKVLLFGRAIQQAGTVKGRGSNQHAKSDWMDMEKERGISITTSVMQFPYNDCLVNLLDTPGHEDFSEDTYRTLTAVDSCLMVIDTAKGVEDRTRKLMEVTRLRDTPIVTFMNKLDRDIRDPMEVLDEVESELNIMCAPITWPIGCGKEFKGVYHIHRDETILYSTGQGHTIQELRTVKGLDNPDLDEAVGEELAAQLREELELVMGASNEFDHELFLEGELTPVYFGTALGNFGVDHMLDGLTKWAPAPLPRQTSERQIDAKEEKFSGFVFKIQANMDPKHRDRIAFMRIVSGSYKQGMKMNHVRLGKNISISDAVTFMAGDRSRAEEAFAGDIIGLHNHGTIQIGDTFTQGENLKFSGIPNFAPELFRRIRLKDPLKQKQLLKGLVQLSEEGAVQVFRPMQNNDLIVGAVGVLQFDVVVARLKAEYNVEAIYEGVNVATARWVECDDAKKLEEFKRKNQMNLALDGGDNLSYIAPTMVNLNLAQERFPDVAFRSTREH from the coding sequence ATGTCTAACTCGCAGCTCGAACATCATATTGATCAGCGTCGCACCTTTGCGATTATCTCTCATCCCGATGCTGGTAAAACAACCATCACCGAGAAAGTGTTACTTTTTGGACGCGCTATTCAGCAGGCTGGAACCGTAAAAGGTCGTGGATCAAACCAGCACGCAAAATCAGACTGGATGGACATGGAAAAAGAGCGTGGTATTTCGATCACCACCTCTGTGATGCAGTTCCCGTACAATGATTGCTTAGTGAATCTTTTAGATACGCCTGGGCATGAAGATTTCTCTGAAGATACCTACCGAACGTTGACGGCCGTTGACTCTTGTTTGATGGTCATCGATACCGCGAAAGGGGTAGAGGATCGTACGCGTAAATTGATGGAAGTAACGCGTTTACGAGATACACCCATTGTTACTTTCATGAACAAATTGGACCGTGATATCCGAGACCCAATGGAAGTGCTTGATGAAGTCGAAAGTGAGCTTAACATCATGTGCGCGCCGATTACTTGGCCGATAGGGTGCGGTAAAGAGTTCAAAGGTGTTTATCATATTCATCGTGATGAGACGATTCTGTATTCAACAGGTCAGGGTCACACTATTCAGGAACTCCGCACGGTCAAAGGTCTTGATAACCCAGATTTAGATGAGGCGGTAGGTGAAGAGCTTGCCGCGCAGTTACGTGAAGAGCTTGAACTTGTTATGGGCGCGTCTAATGAGTTTGACCACGAGTTATTTTTAGAAGGTGAGTTGACGCCTGTTTATTTTGGTACGGCCTTGGGCAACTTCGGTGTCGATCATATGTTAGATGGTTTGACGAAATGGGCACCTGCCCCTTTGCCTCGTCAAACGTCTGAGCGTCAAATTGACGCGAAAGAAGAAAAATTCTCAGGCTTTGTTTTTAAAATTCAAGCGAACATGGATCCGAAACACCGAGATCGTATCGCCTTTATGCGAATTGTTTCTGGCTCTTATAAGCAAGGCATGAAAATGAATCATGTCCGTCTTGGTAAAAATATCAGTATTTCTGATGCGGTTACCTTTATGGCGGGAGATCGGTCACGTGCAGAAGAGGCATTTGCCGGCGATATTATAGGTCTTCATAACCACGGTACGATTCAAATCGGTGACACCTTTACTCAAGGTGAAAACCTTAAATTTTCAGGCATACCGAATTTTGCCCCTGAGCTGTTTAGACGAATTCGTCTAAAAGACCCTTTAAAGCAGAAACAGCTTCTAAAAGGCTTGGTTCAGCTTTCAGAAGAAGGTGCTGTGCAGGTTTTCCGCCCTATGCAAAATAATGACTTAATTGTGGGTGCGGTTGGGGTTCTGCAGTTTGATGTTGTGGTTGCGCGTTTAAAAGCAGAATACAACGTTGAAGCAATTTATGAAGGCGTTAATGTTGCAACAGCGCGTTGGGTCGAATGTGATGACGCTAAAAAACTGGAAGAGTTCAAACGTAAGAATCAGATGAACCTGGCTTTGGATGGTGGTGACAACTTGTCATACATTGCACCGACTATGGTTAACTTGAATTTAGCGCAAGAGCGTTTTCCTGATGTGGCATTCCGATCAACACGCGAACATTAA
- a CDS encoding FecCD family ABC transporter permease has protein sequence MKSNYFSRLAHFLPRIFPTSPTPRLVNFNPIAGVNIRARSTDVFWLFSFTVLLLFILLWGTATGSYQLSLLKSWQIVLSPDSAPERLVRIVWEFRLPRLLAAALCGAALAIAGVILQSITRNALASPGLIGVEAGASATMLLFVVIMPGLIPISLLPFSAMLGGFSVAALIWILSTMAGYSPIRLVLVGVGITSMLSAFSEMLITYGDIELVESALMWLGGSLHQVSWAQVEIMVWWLLVPGLLAWLFFRPLNLLILGDQVAFSRGVVHRKIIPFLLLLSVALTSASVATAGTLTFVGLIAPHIARRFCADRHGALIPLSALIGACLVALGDTLGRNVFAPLQLPAGLVLVMVGAPYFIVLMSRLKKV, from the coding sequence ATGAAATCGAATTACTTTTCTCGACTAGCTCACTTCCTGCCTCGAATTTTTCCTACTAGCCCTACGCCTCGTTTAGTGAACTTCAACCCAATTGCTGGCGTTAATATTCGTGCGCGTTCAACGGACGTATTTTGGTTGTTCAGTTTTACTGTGTTGTTGCTCTTTATTTTGCTTTGGGGAACGGCGACAGGAAGTTATCAGCTTAGCCTTCTAAAGAGCTGGCAAATTGTCTTATCACCGGATTCTGCACCAGAGCGATTGGTGAGGATTGTTTGGGAATTTCGTTTGCCTCGCTTATTGGCGGCGGCTTTATGCGGGGCGGCGCTTGCAATAGCGGGCGTTATCCTACAATCGATCACGCGTAATGCGTTGGCATCACCAGGCTTGATTGGCGTTGAAGCTGGCGCGAGTGCAACGATGTTGTTGTTTGTGGTCATTATGCCGGGTCTGATTCCAATATCTCTGTTGCCTTTCAGTGCGATGTTGGGGGGCTTTTCTGTCGCTGCGTTGATCTGGATATTGTCGACGATGGCGGGTTACTCGCCGATTCGTTTGGTGTTGGTTGGGGTTGGAATCACGTCGATGCTGAGCGCCTTTTCTGAAATGCTCATTACCTATGGCGATATTGAGTTAGTTGAATCGGCGTTAATGTGGTTAGGCGGAAGTTTGCATCAGGTGTCTTGGGCACAGGTTGAGATTATGGTGTGGTGGTTGCTTGTGCCTGGGTTGCTTGCGTGGCTGTTTTTTCGACCTCTTAATTTATTGATTTTAGGTGATCAAGTTGCTTTTTCTCGAGGCGTGGTCCATCGAAAAATCATTCCTTTTTTACTTTTGTTAAGTGTTGCGTTGACGTCTGCGTCAGTGGCGACAGCGGGAACTTTAACCTTTGTTGGACTGATTGCACCTCATATTGCACGGCGGTTCTGCGCGGATCGACATGGCGCTTTAATTCCTTTGTCTGCTTTGATAGGAGCCTGTTTGGTGGCTTTGGGGGATACCTTGGGAAGAAATGTGTTTGCGCCTTTACAGCTTCCTGCAGGGTTGGTTCTGGTGATGGTGGGCGCGCCGTATTTTATTGTTTTAATGAGTAGACTTAAAAAAGTCTAA
- a CDS encoding ABC transporter substrate-binding protein yields MFFKRILLVSVSLVCCLVSGVQAAEMRMFENQFGKVEVPVKPKCVVSLHDFSLTVQLYELGIRPCGSVARKRFWSEPYYRGVEHRFDTEGLVYVGSHKSPDEEAIAMLEPDLIIGLPYQEKLKDKLSNIAPVVILPTKEKSIEEWAAQLADLVGETARYKDQKKEYQWVVSEFKRLIPNPEKVTVTTLEIYEDNFQLIGRGGLDEVIADMGLGRTQGYKNAKKGVNYSLERISDLDADVIIDTYEPLLDSREETEEFRASPQWKSLFAVKNNQFLYFNRSRYGDSMGGLIGSSYLLLSHLAERDLKTQQK; encoded by the coding sequence ATGTTTTTTAAACGCATTTTATTGGTTAGCGTGAGCTTAGTTTGTTGCCTTGTATCTGGGGTTCAGGCGGCTGAAATGAGAATGTTTGAAAATCAGTTTGGAAAAGTCGAGGTTCCGGTTAAACCGAAATGCGTGGTGTCCTTACATGACTTTAGTTTGACTGTTCAATTATATGAACTGGGTATTCGCCCATGTGGTTCTGTGGCGCGTAAGCGTTTTTGGTCTGAGCCGTATTATAGAGGAGTCGAACACCGCTTTGATACTGAAGGGCTTGTGTATGTTGGCAGTCACAAATCGCCAGATGAAGAGGCCATTGCGATGCTTGAACCTGATTTGATTATCGGGTTGCCTTATCAAGAAAAGCTTAAAGATAAGTTGTCAAATATTGCGCCAGTGGTAATTCTTCCTACAAAGGAAAAATCCATTGAGGAGTGGGCGGCACAACTGGCTGATTTAGTCGGTGAAACGGCAAGATACAAGGATCAAAAAAAGGAATATCAGTGGGTGGTTAGTGAGTTTAAGCGCTTGATTCCAAATCCTGAAAAAGTCACGGTGACAACGTTAGAAATATACGAGGATAACTTCCAATTAATTGGTCGTGGCGGTCTTGATGAAGTGATTGCGGATATGGGGTTAGGTCGAACACAAGGCTATAAAAACGCGAAAAAAGGCGTTAACTACAGTTTAGAGCGTATCAGTGATTTGGATGCTGACGTTATTATTGATACTTATGAACCACTGCTAGACAGTCGTGAAGAAACGGAAGAATTTAGAGCGTCGCCTCAGTGGAAGAGTTTATTTGCGGTCAAAAACAATCAATTTCTATACTTTAACCGCAGTCGTTATGGCGATTCTATGGGTGGCCTGATTGGTTCTTCTTATTTATTGCTATCGCATCTTGCGGAACGTGATCTTAAAACACAGCAGAAGTAA
- a CDS encoding cyclic peptide export ABC transporter: protein MEMIKQLLAQSRRTMLLAIVASALSAVAGVMIIGGVNHALENGLGSLTYGVLAYLAMVSILFMSGVWSQSLLVGLGHRMVYQLRLQLVQRILNTSLARQEQLGGPALYNVLTRDVTMVANATKQLPVSLYNGLLLLAGISYLAWLSPILFLCTVLLVALGVWGDFKLVGRIKKMMADVRYYDERLFEQYEAVIEGRNELGLSQPRRRHLFDRRLEPAAKGAMDTAIKADLLWAINLNWTTVLVFALIGLVFFLGMTLESITQDVVVGYVLTTMFLRTPIAMILEAIPAVLRGTVALKAIDKLKLADQEQTSNERDEPIQALHFESLSLNKACYEYPTQGDESGFMLGPIDFQLKRGELVFLIGGNGSGKSTLAKLLTGLYLPTSGSVKVNDDLVTHDSVAEYRSCFSTIFPNFFLFDDVLSGANESTLGDEDVKVNSREDYFNERVRHYLERLAIDHKVSIKNGQLSTTSLSQGQRKRLALLLMYMEDRQVLLLDEWAADQDPVFREVFYREILPELKAAGKTIIAISHDDRYFDAADRVYRLDQGGITDFDLHSDSLFHTSIKDSALAESTR, encoded by the coding sequence ATGGAAATGATTAAACAACTGCTGGCGCAGTCTCGGCGAACCATGTTGTTGGCGATTGTGGCCAGCGCATTGAGTGCAGTCGCTGGTGTCATGATCATTGGCGGGGTGAATCATGCGTTGGAAAATGGTTTAGGCTCGTTAACCTACGGTGTGTTGGCTTACCTTGCTATGGTATCGATTTTATTTATGAGTGGCGTGTGGTCTCAGTCGCTGTTAGTCGGTTTAGGGCACCGTATGGTGTATCAGCTGCGCTTACAGCTTGTACAACGTATTTTGAATACGTCACTGGCACGTCAAGAGCAATTAGGTGGCCCCGCTTTATACAACGTATTGACCCGTGACGTAACGATGGTCGCGAACGCAACGAAGCAGTTGCCGGTGTCTTTATACAACGGGCTACTGTTGCTCGCAGGTATTAGCTATCTTGCGTGGCTTTCGCCCATCTTGTTTTTGTGCACTGTCTTGCTGGTTGCATTAGGTGTTTGGGGTGACTTCAAGTTAGTCGGACGTATTAAAAAGATGATGGCCGATGTTCGTTATTATGACGAACGCTTGTTTGAGCAGTACGAAGCGGTAATAGAAGGGCGTAATGAGCTGGGGCTCAGTCAGCCTCGGCGACGTCATTTGTTTGATCGTCGTTTAGAGCCCGCTGCTAAAGGGGCAATGGATACGGCGATTAAGGCCGACTTGCTTTGGGCGATTAACTTGAATTGGACGACGGTCTTGGTTTTTGCCCTGATCGGGTTAGTGTTTTTTCTTGGTATGACACTAGAGTCTATTACGCAAGATGTAGTGGTTGGCTATGTACTGACAACCATGTTTCTACGAACCCCTATCGCCATGATCTTAGAAGCCATTCCGGCTGTATTACGCGGCACAGTCGCACTTAAAGCGATTGATAAGCTGAAACTTGCGGATCAAGAGCAAACGAGTAATGAGCGTGATGAGCCGATTCAAGCATTGCATTTTGAGTCTCTTTCTTTGAATAAGGCGTGCTATGAATACCCGACTCAAGGCGATGAATCAGGCTTTATGTTGGGGCCAATTGACTTTCAGCTTAAACGCGGTGAGTTGGTTTTTCTTATTGGCGGTAATGGGAGTGGTAAATCCACTTTGGCGAAGCTTTTAACGGGCCTGTACCTCCCTACAAGCGGCTCGGTGAAGGTAAATGACGACTTGGTAACGCATGACAGTGTGGCGGAATACCGCAGCTGTTTTTCAACGATTTTTCCAAACTTTTTCTTATTCGATGATGTGCTGAGTGGCGCCAATGAAAGTACGCTCGGCGATGAAGATGTTAAAGTAAATAGTCGTGAAGACTACTTTAATGAACGTGTACGCCATTACCTTGAGCGTCTTGCTATCGATCATAAAGTGTCCATAAAAAATGGTCAGCTCTCAACCACCTCTTTATCTCAAGGGCAACGAAAGCGATTGGCTCTGCTGCTGATGTATATGGAAGATCGTCAAGTTCTTTTGCTGGACGAGTGGGCGGCGGATCAAGACCCTGTGTTTCGTGAGGTGTTTTATCGGGAAATATTGCCTGAGTTAAAAGCTGCTGGAAAAACCATTATTGCAATTAGTCATGATGATCGTTATTTTGACGCCGCAGATCGAGTGTATCGTTTGGATCAAGGTGGAATAACAGACTTTGATCTTCATTCGGACTCACTGTTTCATACATCGATAAAAGATTCCGCTTTAGCGGAAAGTACACGATAG
- a CDS encoding nitroreductase family protein, whose translation MDAIEMLMSRRSYARGNLIDPAPNQAQLATVLQAAMTVPDHGNIKPWRFIVVQGQGIQDLSLLVQDKYAGSMSEQHLNAFVREIASTPMMIFVCSNLVLEHHVPVLDQQMAGAAACEHILLAAHALGFAGIWHSLEADDGLHRLLNLKTEDSVLGVLSIGTPKRTSRAKRKSFTEFTQTWDRKHGLQEWSP comes from the coding sequence ATGGATGCAATTGAAATGCTAATGAGCAGGCGCTCATATGCACGTGGAAACCTGATTGATCCTGCGCCCAATCAAGCGCAGTTAGCAACTGTATTGCAGGCTGCCATGACCGTACCAGATCATGGCAATATTAAGCCTTGGCGTTTTATTGTGGTTCAAGGTCAAGGGATTCAAGACCTGTCGTTGTTGGTTCAGGATAAGTATGCTGGCTCTATGTCTGAACAACATTTGAATGCCTTTGTGAGGGAGATTGCATCTACTCCGATGATGATCTTTGTTTGCTCTAATCTAGTATTAGAGCATCACGTTCCTGTATTGGATCAACAGATGGCGGGGGCAGCGGCGTGTGAACATATTTTATTGGCCGCTCATGCACTGGGCTTTGCGGGTATTTGGCATTCGCTGGAAGCGGATGATGGCTTGCACCGCCTTCTCAACTTAAAAACCGAAGACAGTGTTCTTGGCGTTTTATCCATTGGTACGCCTAAGCGGACGTCCCGAGCGAAGCGTAAATCCTTTACAGAGTTTACGCAAACTTGGGACCGAAAACATGGGCTTCAAGAATGGTCGCCCTGA
- a CDS encoding TonB-dependent siderophore receptor has product MKKTALARYIGRETQKKALGMWMLSMFAVPMAIAADGASEDAVELDTLVVRGTELSRYEFDEAESATGFNADIDDVPRTVQVIPEQLILDQNSKDLSDVLSNSAAVTRSDGFGGTETEVNIRGFGNEYLFVDGSPVSSRYNVDVANIESVEVVLGPASVLHGQVSPGGMINVVTKKPQVESAHSVQVDLDEYGKQKLTLDSTGSLSDDVQYRIVVSGEDSETFREVKTEDGTFNTERKSLMVSPSLSYTPDDQNTFTVRLSHTEQELPIDRGTVMVNDGNDNFSVADIPRERVLGSEFDIRDSEEDLLQFDWDYELDNGWTNKFKVGYYEKEFDDYQTRAVRGFSTGSLSDYGSPAAIVSVARTALVNSVQSSNNLLARRVDFNDMESSDLFVSDSLSGDYELAGLDHTLYIGANFHSRKEDSTDSLALTTFAGMNIVDLDAIDITNSVNSSNSKLSPTAISNSDTTTNEFGFSIQNLTYVTDRLNVLAGLRYDKYDLDGENKTFYTTSNSISYTELSSPDKQKIDSSNDHVSGQLGAIYDLTDTLSTYVSYAESFKPNFPTVTEGVYSGDFDPETAKQVEVGIKSSALDDRLRVSLSAYKLERKNVATVDGNLNTILNGKTETSGVDLTSSIQFLEGLNVLASYSYMDAEIMESNDGTNDGNTPYNIPENKARIWGSYEVKGGDLAGLGFGVGAEYVDKRFGNDANAFTLPSYTVYDAAVWYYVALGNETQLRLNAGVKNLTDETYYTASGSNVYRINVGDPRTVYATARLEF; this is encoded by the coding sequence ATGAAGAAGACGGCATTGGCTCGCTACATCGGCCGTGAGACACAGAAAAAGGCTCTAGGAATGTGGATGCTATCTATGTTTGCAGTTCCAATGGCGATTGCTGCCGATGGCGCTTCGGAGGATGCGGTTGAACTTGATACTCTAGTAGTGCGTGGAACAGAGCTAAGCCGTTATGAATTCGATGAAGCGGAATCTGCCACCGGGTTTAATGCGGATATTGATGACGTGCCGCGGACGGTACAGGTGATTCCTGAACAGCTGATTCTAGACCAGAACTCTAAAGATTTAAGCGATGTTCTGTCTAACTCTGCTGCTGTTACTCGCTCAGATGGCTTCGGTGGCACTGAAACTGAAGTGAATATTCGTGGCTTTGGAAACGAATACTTGTTTGTAGACGGTAGTCCTGTGAGCAGTCGTTATAACGTTGACGTCGCGAACATTGAAAGTGTTGAAGTTGTGCTTGGGCCTGCTTCCGTTCTTCATGGTCAAGTAAGCCCTGGTGGTATGATCAATGTGGTTACTAAGAAGCCGCAAGTAGAAAGCGCGCATTCTGTTCAAGTGGATCTCGATGAATACGGTAAGCAAAAGCTAACCTTAGATAGTACAGGCTCATTGTCAGATGATGTTCAATACCGAATCGTTGTGAGTGGCGAAGATTCAGAAACGTTCCGAGAAGTAAAAACTGAGGACGGTACATTTAATACAGAGCGTAAAAGTCTGATGGTCTCGCCCTCTTTAAGTTACACACCAGACGATCAAAATACATTTACCGTTCGTTTAAGCCACACCGAACAAGAGTTACCGATAGACCGTGGCACTGTTATGGTGAATGATGGCAACGATAATTTCTCGGTTGCTGATATACCGAGAGAACGAGTGCTTGGCAGCGAGTTTGACATTCGTGACAGTGAAGAAGACCTGCTTCAGTTTGACTGGGATTATGAGCTTGATAATGGGTGGACGAACAAGTTTAAAGTGGGCTACTACGAAAAAGAGTTTGATGATTACCAGACTCGTGCGGTACGAGGTTTTAGCACGGGGAGTCTATCTGATTATGGTAGCCCTGCGGCGATCGTCTCGGTAGCGAGAACAGCTCTAGTAAACTCTGTTCAGTCTAGCAACAACTTGCTTGCACGTCGGGTTGATTTTAATGATATGGAATCGAGCGACTTGTTTGTGTCTGATAGCCTTAGTGGCGATTACGAACTTGCAGGGCTTGATCATACTCTTTATATCGGAGCAAATTTCCACAGTCGAAAGGAAGATTCAACGGACTCTCTTGCATTGACCACTTTTGCTGGTATGAACATTGTTGATTTAGATGCAATTGATATTACAAATTCTGTCAATTCATCAAATAGTAAGCTTTCTCCAACTGCTATTAGTAATAGTGATACGACAACCAATGAATTTGGCTTTTCGATTCAAAACCTTACTTATGTGACGGATCGCTTAAATGTGCTAGCGGGTTTACGTTACGACAAATATGATTTAGATGGTGAGAATAAAACTTTCTATACCACATCAAATAGTATTTCTTACACCGAGCTTTCATCGCCGGATAAGCAAAAGATAGACAGTTCAAATGATCATGTAAGTGGGCAATTGGGCGCAATCTATGATTTGACTGATACGCTTTCAACTTATGTGTCTTATGCCGAATCATTTAAACCTAACTTCCCGACCGTTACTGAAGGTGTTTACAGTGGCGACTTCGACCCTGAAACAGCAAAGCAAGTTGAAGTGGGGATTAAATCGAGTGCACTTGATGATAGGTTGCGTGTCAGCCTTTCTGCATACAAATTGGAGCGTAAGAATGTAGCGACGGTTGATGGTAATCTGAACACTATCTTAAATGGTAAGACAGAAACAAGCGGCGTCGATTTAACGAGCTCTATTCAGTTTTTAGAAGGGCTTAACGTTTTGGCTTCATACTCTTATATGGATGCTGAGATTATGGAATCAAACGATGGAACGAACGATGGCAACACGCCATATAACATTCCTGAAAACAAGGCTCGAATTTGGGGGTCTTACGAGGTTAAAGGTGGCGATTTAGCAGGCCTTGGGTTTGGTGTTGGTGCGGAATACGTTGATAAACGTTTTGGCAATGATGCGAATGCATTTACCTTGCCGAGTTATACCGTTTATGACGCTGCTGTTTGGTATTACGTAGCATTAGGAAACGAAACTCAGCTTCGTTTAAATGCAGGTGTTAAAAACTTAACAGACGAAACGTACTACACGGCAAGCGGCAGTAATGTGTATCGTATTAATGTTGGCGATCCGCGTACTGTGTATGCCACTGCCCGTCTGGAATTCTAA
- a CDS encoding ABC transporter ATP-binding protein, translating to MLAVERLNAGYKKKQVLHNIDLTFSTGKFTTLMGANGCGKTTLLHAISGLITPLNGSIALNDEVLSTLSRKQIAKRLALLPQFATNPAGLTARELIMQGRFPWQSWWKQWSDADENAVSDAVRVTGVNDYLDTPLEQLSGGQRQRCWIAMTLAQDTPVLLLDEPTTYLDVAHQVELMNLISSLKHQGKTIIAVLHDLNQAATYSDHLVMMKQGQVFTEGAVDAVFTKENLEAVFGLNAHIIRDPHNGNPIALPVVDMSGDGRIVKNDELNRIESVS from the coding sequence ATGTTGGCAGTCGAGCGTTTAAACGCTGGTTATAAGAAAAAGCAGGTTTTACATAACATAGATCTTACCTTTTCAACAGGTAAGTTTACTACCTTGATGGGCGCAAACGGCTGTGGTAAGACAACCTTGCTGCATGCTATTTCTGGGTTGATTACTCCGTTAAATGGAAGCATTGCTTTGAATGATGAGGTGCTTTCTACATTGAGTCGAAAGCAGATCGCCAAGCGTTTAGCACTGTTGCCTCAATTCGCTACCAACCCCGCTGGCCTAACCGCTCGTGAACTGATTATGCAGGGACGCTTCCCTTGGCAGAGCTGGTGGAAGCAGTGGTCCGATGCTGATGAGAACGCGGTATCGGATGCGGTGCGCGTCACGGGCGTAAATGACTACCTTGATACACCACTTGAACAACTGTCTGGTGGGCAAAGGCAGCGTTGCTGGATTGCGATGACACTTGCCCAAGATACGCCTGTTTTGCTGTTGGATGAGCCTACAACGTATTTGGATGTGGCGCATCAGGTTGAGTTAATGAACCTAATTTCTTCTTTGAAACACCAAGGTAAAACCATTATTGCCGTTTTGCACGATCTTAATCAGGCGGCAACCTACTCAGATCACCTTGTAATGATGAAACAAGGTCAGGTGTTTACAGAAGGTGCTGTTGATGCGGTTTTTACAAAAGAAAATCTGGAAGCCGTTTTTGGGTTAAACGCTCATATTATTCGTGATCCACATAACGGTAACCCGATTGCGCTGCCCGTGGTCGATATGTCTGGTGATGGGCGCATCGTAAAGAATGACGAACTGAACCGAATAGAGAGTGTGAGTTAA
- a CDS encoding thioesterase II family protein yields MRTKITQKHRLFCLPSAGSSASMYRHWDEKLTEVQVTPIEYPGRGARFSAPYAKSIKSLAQEVANTIIREMTNEETPNFSLFGHSLGALVSWEVCLELDRKQYSLPQSLWVSARKAPHFKPSAERRSDLSDKDLLSLLNNMGGTPAELLAAPEFQALMLPIVRADFKLHDNYLYDREHNGTPRLAIPIIALGGKADEQVPYDTLREWQQYTTTGFEQFEFSGGHFYLQEPDFLDWLQGKLPLLNN; encoded by the coding sequence GTGAGAACAAAAATCACACAGAAACACCGCTTATTTTGTCTACCTAGTGCGGGTAGCTCTGCCTCGATGTACAGGCATTGGGACGAAAAATTGACAGAGGTTCAGGTAACGCCAATCGAGTATCCCGGGAGAGGTGCACGCTTCTCGGCGCCTTACGCAAAGTCGATTAAATCCTTAGCGCAGGAAGTCGCGAATACAATTATTAGAGAAATGACAAACGAAGAGACACCTAACTTTAGCTTATTTGGCCACAGCTTAGGCGCCCTAGTAAGCTGGGAAGTCTGTCTAGAACTGGACAGAAAACAGTATTCACTGCCTCAATCATTATGGGTGTCAGCCAGAAAAGCCCCTCACTTTAAACCGTCCGCCGAGCGTCGCAGCGACCTAAGCGATAAGGATCTGCTGAGTTTACTAAACAACATGGGCGGTACCCCGGCCGAACTTCTAGCGGCGCCTGAATTTCAGGCGCTTATGCTGCCCATAGTCAGAGCGGATTTTAAACTCCACGATAACTACCTTTATGACCGAGAACACAATGGTACACCGCGATTAGCCATTCCCATCATTGCGTTAGGAGGGAAAGCGGATGAACAAGTTCCTTACGACACGCTCAGAGAGTGGCAGCAGTACACGACAACGGGGTTCGAACAATTTGAATTTTCTGGCGGGCATTTTTATCTGCAAGAGCCTGATTTTTTAGATTGGCTGCAAGGCAAGCTACCCCTTTTAAACAATTGA